In Actinomycetes bacterium, the DNA window TCCGGGCGCGTCAAGCACCGTTCGTCCTCGCCCTGCGGGCCTCCGGGCGCTGCGAACTTGACCCGCCCGTCCGGACGACGCCGCCCTCAACGAGGCCGCCCCCGCTGAGAAAGTCCTTGACCGGCCCCGCTCCTTCATGAATGCCGTTAGCGGGCTGTCGGATGTGGCGCCTATGAGGTGATGTGCGTCGTGGCGACGCTGAATGCGACGCCCAGCATGACTACGCCGATCAGGAGATCGAGAACGCGCCATGTTGCGGGTCGCGACATCAGCGGGGCCATCGCTTTGGCCCCGTATCCAAGGCCGACGAACCAAACGATCGATCCCACGCAGGCTCCAGCGGCGAATAGCCACCGACTGGAGCCGAACTGATTCCCGATGGACCCGAGCAGCAGGACGGTGTCCAGGTAGACGTGGGGGTTGAGGAAGGTGAACGCGAGGGTTGTGGTGACGATGGCTCGCCGTGACGGGCGTACGGCCTCGGACGGCAGGAGCACTTGGCGGCGACTCGCTCGCCAGAAGGAGTAGAGCGCGTAGCCGACGAGGTAGGTGACGCCGACCCACTTCAATGCGTCCAGAACCCCAGGGAACGACCGGCCAACACGACCGATTCCGCCGATCCCTAGCAGAATCAGGATGATGTCCGACGTTGCGCAGATCGCAACGGCGATGCCGACATGTTGACGGGTGAGGCCCAGCCGAAGGACGTAGGCATTCTGTGCGCCTATCGCGACTATGAGCGACAGGCCGGTCAAGAGGCCGGCGAGGGCTGCGTTCACCGATTGGCCGACATCCAACGGCAGCTCGAGGTGTCCACCGCCATGAGGTGAGTATGAACTACGGCGGGAGCCCCCGGGGTGCGTGCGGCCCGGCCCGACATTGGCCTATCCGCCCTGATGATTCGTGGCGCGCCTACGTGCCGACCCCGGGCGCTCCAGACGGCGGCGGAGGCCGAAGGCCGCCCTCTGGCGCTCCGCCCGCATCCGGCGGAGCTACTCGACCGCGACGTTCCCGGCTAACGTCCAGCCGACCAATGCGTTCGCGTGCCCATGCCCCATCTGGTAGTCCGTCTTCAGGAAACTGACGATGGCCATGTGCTTGTCCAAGCCACAGCCGGCGATGATGCCCTGCCACTCGACGATCGAGCGGCCGTACTTCTTCTCGATCGACGGAAAGTATGAGGCGGGGCCGGCTTTAGGCCACGGTGGTGAGTACTCAGTCATCAGGTCTCCCTCCGACCCCGACCTTAGGGGGAGAGCGGCCCGTGATGTGATGCCGTTCTGGTGCGCATCCATGACCCGCCGAACATGCAGTCGTAGGCAGCATCGCGCCCCTGGCAGGACTTGCGTCGGTGGTCAACAGCAGCCCCGTCCCGTGCGTATCCCTTGCCAAGAGGCAGGTCCGGTGACCCCTGGGATTTCGACCCAGAGGTCACGTCCACCCCCGTGCGCCAGCGTCCACGCCAGTCCAGTCGATCAAGCATCTCGGGCGAGGGGCGGCAGACCGCCTGTTGACCACAACGCAAGAGGCATGACCGCCAAGATCGGTGATCATGCCTCTGACCTGCGTAAACGTGGTAGCGGGGGCAGGATTTGAACCTGCGACCTCTGGGTTATGAGCCGCGGGAGCAAGGGACGTCAGCAGGCACCGGTGGACAGTTCTGGACACTGATGGACTCGCCGTCTTCGCAGGTCAAACGCCTACTAGCGCCTCTGAGTGTCGCCTGACGTCCACCAACGTCCGGGCGCGTGATGCCGACATTCTGCCCACATCCGCCGATGTAGCAGGGCACGCCCAGCGCGACTCTGCCCACATTCTGCCTACCGAGGATCATCACTCTCCGGCCCGCTGCCTCCCCTGTGCCGGCGTCCCGGCCAGCGATCTACTGACCCGCCGCCTCACGGAGCTCGACGCCGAGGTCCAGCCGCTCCACCACCTGCGCAGCTGTTCGGCTTCGCCCTCGGGTGGAGGCTGATGTGGCGCCTGTCAGCTCGGAGCACGGACCAGCCCCAGCGCTGGGCTGCGATGCCCGCGGCGGTGATGGCGTTGACCGGGACGCTGCTGCTCGGTTGCGTCGGCGGGACGGCCGAACGCCTAAGCAGAGCGTCAGTCGAGCGTCTTGCACTGTCCCAGCACGTGTCCGCCGACCACGTGCTGTGTTGGCCGGGTGGGATCCGGTGACCGCCTCACGCGAACTGTGCGTTAGGCCAGATCCTCCAGCACGCGCGCTTGCCGCCGACGGTGGTGTGGACGATTTCGTTGGCGTCCGAGGTCATTGCGGCCCTACCAGGTCCTCCCGCGCGCAGGTCCGCCGCCACCGCCTGGCAGGACAGCTGCGGGGCGGCGTCACACGCGGTCCTGCACCAGGGGCCGCCGGCAGGATCAGCCGATACCGCTCCGATCCCATCC includes these proteins:
- a CDS encoding LysE family transporter — encoded protein: MNAALAGLLTGLSLIVAIGAQNAYVLRLGLTRQHVGIAVAICATSDIILILLGIGGIGRVGRSFPGVLDALKWVGVTYLVGYALYSFWRASRRQVLLPSEAVRPSRRAIVTTTLAFTFLNPHVYLDTVLLLGSIGNQFGSSRWLFAAGACVGSIVWFVGLGYGAKAMAPLMSRPATWRVLDLLIGVVMLGVAFSVATTHITS
- a CDS encoding DUF4287 domain-containing protein translates to MTEYSPPWPKAGPASYFPSIEKKYGRSIVEWQGIIAGCGLDKHMAIVSFLKTDYQMGHGHANALVGWTLAGNVAVE